From Solwaraspora sp. WMMD1047, the proteins below share one genomic window:
- a CDS encoding HAMP domain-containing sensor histidine kinase: MRDTVLILAVALAGAVAIGLPGAVLLRALRGRSITAHIFGLLVVTVTAVLAGVVGIAQAMFISPHDRDVLLIVLAGSALVSLALGWWLGRRLGREAVWAEQARERERRSEANRRELVAWVSHDLRTPLAGLRAMAEALEDRVVADPAGVADYHRRIRTEADRMTELVDDLFELSRINAGALRLSLTRVPLGDVVSDALAAAEPVARAHRIRLVATEHGWPVVSASEPELARIVANLLRNAIRFTPYDGTVEIVGGRDRDGAWLTVADSCGGIPEPDLPRVFEVAFRGEPARSPERGRPRGSTGGGLGLAIVRGLVEAHGGRVEVVNAGAGCRFTVRLPVG, encoded by the coding sequence CTGCGGGACACCGTCCTGATCCTGGCGGTCGCGCTGGCCGGCGCGGTGGCCATCGGGCTGCCCGGCGCGGTGCTGCTGCGGGCGCTGCGCGGCCGGTCGATCACCGCGCACATCTTCGGGCTGCTGGTGGTCACCGTGACCGCGGTGCTGGCCGGGGTGGTCGGGATCGCGCAGGCCATGTTCATCTCCCCCCACGACCGAGACGTGCTGCTCATCGTGCTGGCCGGCTCGGCGCTGGTGAGCCTCGCGCTGGGCTGGTGGCTGGGGCGCCGGCTGGGTCGGGAGGCGGTCTGGGCCGAGCAGGCGCGGGAGCGGGAACGGCGGTCCGAGGCCAACCGGCGCGAGCTGGTCGCCTGGGTCTCGCACGACCTGCGTACGCCGCTGGCCGGGCTGCGGGCGATGGCCGAGGCGCTGGAGGACCGGGTGGTCGCCGACCCGGCCGGGGTGGCCGACTACCACCGGCGGATCCGCACCGAGGCGGACCGGATGACCGAGCTGGTCGACGACCTGTTCGAGCTGTCCCGGATCAACGCGGGCGCGCTGCGGCTGTCGCTGACCCGGGTGCCGCTCGGCGACGTGGTCTCCGACGCGCTCGCCGCCGCCGAACCGGTCGCCCGGGCGCACCGGATCCGGCTGGTCGCCACCGAGCACGGCTGGCCGGTCGTGTCGGCGAGCGAGCCCGAACTGGCCCGGATCGTGGCCAACCTGCTGCGCAACGCGATCCGGTTCACCCCGTACGACGGCACGGTCGAGATCGTCGGCGGACGGGATCGCGACGGCGCCTGGCTGACCGTCGCCGACTCCTGCGGTGGCATCCCGGAGCCGGACCTGCCCCGGGTCTTCGAGGTGGCGTTCCGGGGCGAACCGGCGCGCAGCCCGGAGCGCGGCCGGCCGCGCGGGTCCACCGGCGGCGGCCTCGGGCTGGCCATCGTGCGCGGCCTGGTCGAGGCGCACGGCGGCCGGGTCGAGGTGGTGAACGCCGGGGCGGGCTGCCGCTTCACCGTCCGGCTTCCGGTCGGCTGA
- a CDS encoding YciI family protein, whose amino-acid sequence MKYMLLFMSPPTSNPAELAEGCDFEDWVRFDKAMKEAGIWVSGHPLQDLTTVTTVRVDADGERTVTDGPFVETREILGGYDVIDVPNLDVALEWAARSPGARDGSVQVRPIADFGG is encoded by the coding sequence ATGAAGTACATGCTGTTGTTCATGAGCCCGCCGACGAGCAACCCGGCCGAGCTGGCCGAGGGGTGCGACTTCGAGGACTGGGTCCGCTTCGACAAGGCGATGAAGGAGGCGGGGATCTGGGTGTCCGGGCACCCGCTGCAGGACCTGACCACGGTCACCACGGTCCGGGTCGACGCGGACGGCGAGCGGACCGTCACCGACGGCCCGTTCGTCGAGACCCGGGAGATCCTCGGCGGCTACGACGTCATCGACGTGCCGAACCTGGATGTCGCGCTGGAGTGGGCCGCCCGCTCCCCGGGCGCCCGGGACGGGTCGGTCCAGGTGCGGCCGATCGCCGACTTCGGGGGCTGA